In the Dreissena polymorpha isolate Duluth1 unplaced genomic scaffold, UMN_Dpol_1.0 chrUn004, whole genome shotgun sequence genome, one interval contains:
- the LOC127863319 gene encoding uncharacterized protein K02A2.6-like, protein MCSVMSYGTAKLFEKVAPIKRSDVIISGVNGPAVKALGMITLLCEHKNIKRSVNFQIMNTPRGINLLGRNDSVDFGLIMRIHTARLETESIIEKYSDVLGEEIGCIPGEYEIKIDKSIEPVVHAPRPVPVAIREQLQAELKHLEKCNIIAKVTEPTQWVSSLVCVRKKNGRVRICIDPTDLNRAIRREHYPMNSFDDVATRLNGSKYFTTLDANMGYYQIKLTEESSKLTAFNTPFGRYRYLRMPMGVKCSSEVFQRSMEQNFGNIDGVEIIVDDILIHGRTLEEHNRRLETVLQKARSINLKMNKKKCMFAKPEVDYVGHKLTGDGIKPTDQRVKAIADMREPESFSELETVLGMLSYVSKFIPNLSELNAPLRDMKRLETWSWGDEAKRAFNKIKEALVSTKVLQYYDLKKPVTLTVDASMRGLGAAIIQQDRVVAYASRALTPTEQRYAQIEKEMLAVVYGCEKFHKLLYGRDTFLVESDHKPLESILKKEIHKAPLRIQRMILKLQPYDFNLVHKSGKDMGLADCLSRLPLENQDEKTIDEELMVLKLDTLSCSNHDKIARATQADEQFQVLAKVIIRGWPETKCEVPVEAVPFWDYRDEISINNGVLYRGERVCIPKEMRTETLKAIHKSHLGVVNCKKRARELVFWPGMNKQIEDLIGKCSACLMHRKMSQKEPMIIQPVPELPWSKVGMDLCELEGNNYLIIVDYFSNFIEVAPLQRDTRTSTILKHIKQNVARYGIMDSIISDNGTQFTSAEFREFIEKYGITHITSSPLHQQTNGLAEKAVQTVKNLIKKCSETGDDIYLALLELRNTPRDNIGSPMQRLMGRRAKTLIPMKPTLRQPEATNENVAPKLLEFREKQKFYYDQHAKSKDNLQPGDAVRIKTPSAWKPAEYVKPSEYPRSHIVKAGESGREYRRNTDMLMKTKERPHIITTNNDVYIPAPTAPTETVAEQPSTTPNHENSASARSSETRDKPGKESVQDTVRKKTSSEKRHSRTGKPVLLGGGDREHPHNAELHCACLLAIKNLCARQVNPNPSSGTELSRPLVRLTVCRTLFSPSHDDGGF, encoded by the coding sequence ATGTGCAGTGTCATGTCATATGGAACAGCGAAGCTATTTGAAAAGGTTGCACCAATCAAAAGGAGTGATGTTATTATTAGCGGTGTCAATGGGCCAGCAGTGAAGGCGCTAGGAATGATTACATTGCTGTGCGAGCATAAAAATATCAAGCGTTCGGTTAATTTCCAGATTATGAACACTCCAAGAGGCATAAACTTGCTTGGAAGGAATGATTCAGTTGATTTTGGGCTGATCATGAGAATACACACCGCAAGACTTGAAACAGAATCTATCATTGAGAAATATAGTGACGTCCTTGGGGAAGAGATTGGGTGTATACCGGGCGAGTACGAGATTAAAATCGATAAGTCAATAGAACCAGTAGTTCATGCACCAAGACCGGTTCCAGTCGCGATTCGTGAACAATTGCAAGCTGAACTAAAACACTTAGAGAAATGCAACATTATTGCTAAAGTAACAGAACCTACGCAATGGGTCAGTAGTTTGGTGTGCGTAAGGAAGAAAAACGGAAGAGTGCGAATATGCATTGACCCCACAGATTTAAACCGCGCAATCCGAAGAGAACATTACCCAATGAACAGTTTTGATGATGTTGCCACAAGATTGAATGGGAGTAAATACTTTACAACGCTAGACGCGAATATGGGTTATTACCAAATAAAATTAACTGAAGAGAGCTCGAAGCTCACAGCGTTTAATACTCCGTTCGGCAGGTACCGATACCTGCGGATGCCGATGGGCGTGAAGTGTTCGAGTGAAGTGTTCCAACGGTCCATGGAACAGAACTTTGGTAACATTGacggggtagaaataattgttgaCGACATTTTGATTCATGGTAGAACACTGGAAGAACATAACAGGCGCTTGGAAACGGTGCTTCAAAAGGCACGTTCAATTAATCTGAAGATGAATAAGAAAAAGTGTATGTTTGCCAAGCCGGAGGTGGACTATGTAGGTCACAAACTGACTGGAGACGGAATTAAACCGACAGATCAAAGAGTGAAGGCGATAGCAGACATGAGAGAGCCAGAAAGCTTCAGTGAGCTGGAAACCGTGTTAGGCATGCTATCGTATGTGTCTAAGTTCATCCCAAATCTCAGTGAGTTGAATGCACCACTGCGCGATATGAAAAGGCTAGAAACGTGGAGCTGGGGTGACGAAGCGAAGCGCgcgttcaataaaataaaagaagctCTTGTTTCAACAAAAGTACTTCAGTACTACGACTTGAAAAAACCTGTCACACTCACAGTAGACGCATCAATGAGAGGCCTGGGAGCCGCGATAATCCAACAGGACCGTGTTGTGGCATATGCGTCACGTGCGCTCACACCGACAGAGCAACGGTACGCTCAGATCGAAAAAGAAATGCTAGCCGTTGTATATGGCTGTGAAAAATTCCACAAACTGCTATATGGCCGAGATACTTTCCTAGTGGAATCTGATCACAAACCGTTGGAGTCGATtctaaagaaagaaatacataaagcTCCGCTAAGAATTCAACGAATGATTTTGAAGCTTCAACCGTATGACTTCAACCTCGTGCACAAAAGCGGCAAGGACATGGGTCTAGCAGACTGCCTCAGCAGATTACCGTTAGAAAATCAAGATGAGAAAACTATCGATGAAGAGTTGATGGTTTTGAAGCTCGACACGTTGTCGTGTTCAAACCATGACAAAATTGCACGCGCAACGCAAGCGGATGAACAATTCCAAGTACTGGCAAAGGTTATCATTCGAGGATGGCCAGAAACGAAGTGCGAAGTTCCAGTTGAAGCCGTTCCATTTTGGGATTACCGCGATGAAATATCAATTAACAATGGAGTTCTGTACCGAGGGGAACGCGTGTGTATCCCGAAAGAAATGAGAACAGAAACGTTGAAAGCGATACATAAGTCGCATTTAGGGGTAGTAAACTGTAAAAAGAGGGCGAGAGAGTTAgtattttggcccggcatgaacaaacaaattgaagatCTTATTGGCAAGTGTAGTGCGTGTTTAATGCATCGCAAGATGAGCCAAAAGGAGCCAATGATCATCCAACCAGTACCTGAGCTACCCTGGAGCAAAGTTGGAATGGACTTATGCGAACTAGAGGGTAACAATTACCTAATCATTGTAGACTACTTCTCCAACTTCATTGAAGTAGCACCATTGCAAAGAGACACTCGAACGAGCACCATCTTAAAACACATCAAGCAAAACGTGGCTCGTTATGGAATCATGGACTCAATCATCTCGGACAACGGTACACAGTTCACCAGTGCTGAATTCCGAGAATTCATCGAAAAATATGGCATCACCCATATTACGTCGTCGCCTTTGCACCAACAAACAAACGGCCTTGCTGAAAAGGCTGTACAAACCgttaaaaatctaattaaaaagtGTAGCGAAACAGGGGACGACATCTACTTAGCCCTGTTAGAACTAAGAAACACACCACGCGATAACATCGGATCACCGATGCAACGTTTGATGGGTCGACGCGCAAAAACACTAATACCTATGAAACCAACATTGCGACAACCAGAAGCAACCAATGAAAATGTCGCACCGAAGTTGTTAGAATTTCGTGAAAAGCAAAAATTCTACTACGACCAACACGCGAAGAGCAAGGACAATCTTCAGCCAGGGGACGCAGTAAGAATTAAAACCCCATCTGCTTGGAAACCGGCAGAGTATGTGAAACCGTCCGAATACCCACGATCACATATCGTTAAGGCAGGCGAATCGGGGCGCGAATATCGCCGAAACACGGACATGCTAATGAAAACAAAGGAAAGACCACACATTATCACCACAAACAATGACGTGTACATACCGGCACCCACAGCGCCAACAGAGACGGTAGCAGAACAACCATCAACAACTCCAAATCACGAAAACAGTGCTAGTGCGAGATCGAGCGAAACTCGAGATAAACCGGGGAAAGAGAGTGTACAAGACACTGTTAGAAAGAAAACGAG
- the LOC127863320 gene encoding uncharacterized protein LOC127863320: MGLPALLRRRPQFITWKSGLLTFKSHLVKKVSFFSQNIEHYIYNILVALCCACVAQPPQSTCRDLDAQACALFSKARPNLCTDPAFSQSTCIRFCGNCPLECFSCPTPFLNPLDCNTTTTCATGQTCVTKHLTALDGHHEYIVSCEQKAVCQGLNFGFGGLIGKRDENEAESEAGRYRRDVSVSCCDTDFCNTPYSLTTTTLPPTSSGPFPHGCDRDIVFVLDDSGSVGPGNF, encoded by the exons atgGGACTTCCAGCCTTATTACGTAGACGTCCACAATTTATAACTTGGAAATCAGGACTTTTAACTTTTAAAAGCCATTTGGTTAAAAAAGTCTCATTTTTCTCtcaaaatattgaacattatatatacaatattttagTTGCACTGTGCTGCGCATGCGTGGCCCAGCCCCCACAAAGCACATGCCGTGACCTTGACGCCCAGGCGTGCGCACTGTTCTCTAAAGCCAGGCCGAACCTTTGCACTGACCCGGCGTTCTCACAATCCACATGTATACGCTTCTGTGGGAATTGCc CCTTGGAATGTTTTTCTTGCCCCACTCCCTTCCTCAACCCGCTGGACTGCAACACCACCACCACGTGCGCCACTGGCCAG ACGTGTGTAACCAAGCATCTAACAGCCTTAGATGGTCACCATGAATACATCGTGTCTTGTGAACAGAAAGCA GTTTGCCAAGGACTAAATTTCGGGTTTGGCGGCTTAATAGGGAAGCGTGACGAAAACGAGGCGGAATCGGAGGCGGGTCGATACCGTCGTGACGTGAGTGTCTCCTGCTGCGATACGGACTTCTGCAACACTCCGTATTCTCTCACCACAACAACGCTTCCGCCGACGTCATCCGGACCGTTCCCGCACG GATGCGATCGAGACATCGTGTTTGTTCTGGATGACTCGGGCAGTGTTGGTCCAGGAAACTTTTAG